The window CGGTCGTCTATCCTTGGAGTTCCGTGTTTCTTTAAGCGCTTAGCGGCCCTGTGTGCCCCACGCGAGGGTCGCTAGACCGTTATTCTTTCGACATGTTTGCGTGAAGCGGCATGTCACATTAGAATCTGCTGATATTTTCCTTCGGTGCCTGGGGCCCCGTGCACCGACACCCCAAAGCGAGAACGAGGCTTAGCTATGGCTCACGGTGCAGTCGCTGGTACGCAACAATACAACTATGCGGTGATCCGCAAGTTCGCAATCATGACGCTGGTCTGGGGTGTGCTGGGTATGGCGGCGGGACTCTACGCCGCGCTCGAGTTGGCCTATCCCGCGCTGAATCTGGGTATCGCGGAGATCACCTTCGGACGCCTGCGACCGGTGCACACCACCCTGGTGCTGTTCGGCTTCGGCGGCAGCGCCCTGTTCGCCACCTCCTATTATGTGGTGCAGCGCACCTGCCAGGCGCGCCTGTTCAGTGATGGGCTGTCCAACTTCACCTTCTGGGGCTGGCAGGCGGCCGTCGCCCTGGGCGCGGTGAGCTACATGCTCGGTCACACCCAGTCCCGGGAATACGCCGAGTTCGAGTGGCCGATCGACCTGCTCATCACCGCCGTGTGGGTCACCTACTTCTGGGTCTATGCTCAGACCCTGCGGCGCCGTTCCCAGCCGCACATCTATGTCGCCAACTGGTTCTATATGGCCTTCATCCTGGCGACGGCCATTCTGCATATCTTCAACAACCTGGCCGTGCCGGTCGGGCTGTTCACCATGAAGTCCTACTCCCTGTTCTCGGGCGTGCAGGACGCCATGACCCAGTGGTGGTACGGCCATAACGCCGTGGGCTTCTTCCTGACTGCGGCCTTCCTCGGCATGATGTATTACTTCGTGCCCAAGCAGGCGGGCCGTCCGGTGTATTCCTACCGCCTGTCCATCATCCACTTCTGGGCGTTGATCTTCCTGTACATGTGGGTGGGTGCGCACCACCTGCACTGGACGGCGCTGCCGGACTGGACCTCCACCCTGGCCGCGACCTTCTCCATCATGCTGCTGCTGCCGTCCTGGGGCGGCATGATCAATGGCATCATGACGCTGTCGGGTGCCTGGAACAAACTGCGCACCGACCCGATCATGCTGTTTTTGATCACATCACTGTCGTTCTACGGCATGTCGACCTTCGAAGGCCCGCTGTTGTCGCTGAAGAGCGTGAATGCCCTGTCGCACTACACCGACTGGACGGTTGGTCATGTGCATTCCGGCGCACTGGGCTGGGTGGCGCTGGTGACCTTCGGCTCGCTGTACCATATGGTTCCCCGCCTGTACGACACCAAGTTGTACAGTCAGCGGCTGGTATACATACACTTCTACCTCGCCACCATCGGCATCGTGCTCTACATCACCGCCCTGTGGGTGGCCGGCATCGGCCAGGGACTGCTGTTGCGCGCCTTCGATGATTTCGGCTCGCTGGCCTACACCTTCATCGAGACCGTGACCTTCCTGCATAAGCCGTATGTCGTACGCGCACTGGGCGGCGGCTTCTTTATCGCCGGCATGCTGGTGATGACCTACAACCTCGGCATGACCATTCGTCGAGCCAAACAGGAGGCCGGCGCGATCGAGGCCAAACTGGCGACCAAGCTGGCCCAGGCGTAAGCGCGAGGAGAACGAGACGTGAAGTTCAAGCACGAAAGCATCGAAACCAACTCCGGCCTGCTGATCGCCCTGACGATGGTG is drawn from Gammaproteobacteria bacterium and contains these coding sequences:
- the ccoN gene encoding cytochrome-c oxidase, cbb3-type subunit I; this encodes MAHGAVAGTQQYNYAVIRKFAIMTLVWGVLGMAAGLYAALELAYPALNLGIAEITFGRLRPVHTTLVLFGFGGSALFATSYYVVQRTCQARLFSDGLSNFTFWGWQAAVALGAVSYMLGHTQSREYAEFEWPIDLLITAVWVTYFWVYAQTLRRRSQPHIYVANWFYMAFILATAILHIFNNLAVPVGLFTMKSYSLFSGVQDAMTQWWYGHNAVGFFLTAAFLGMMYYFVPKQAGRPVYSYRLSIIHFWALIFLYMWVGAHHLHWTALPDWTSTLAATFSIMLLLPSWGGMINGIMTLSGAWNKLRTDPIMLFLITSLSFYGMSTFEGPLLSLKSVNALSHYTDWTVGHVHSGALGWVALVTFGSLYHMVPRLYDTKLYSQRLVYIHFYLATIGIVLYITALWVAGIGQGLLLRAFDDFGSLAYTFIETVTFLHKPYVVRALGGGFFIAGMLVMTYNLGMTIRRAKQEAGAIEAKLATKLAQA